The Nitrospirota bacterium DNA segment GCCATCGGTGGACATGAAGATAAAGGAGCCAAGTGCGAGATCTTGAAAGAATTCGTGCGTCTGGCAAAAGGCAAAGCCAGCTTGGTCGTCATGACCATCGCCGCTAAAAATGCAAAAGAACTGGGTAAAGAATATGCACGCGTATTTAGAAATTTTGGTGTAAAGGATATAACCGTGGTCGATATTAGCACGCGGGAAGATACCCACACCAAAAAATCGGTGCTGGCAATTGAGAAGGCGACCGGCGTATTCTTTACCGGCGGCGATGCCTTGGATGTCACGGGTTTGCTCGGCGGTACAGAAATCGATCGCTTACTGCACAAACGATATGAAGAAGGCATGATCTTGGGGGGAACTAGCGCAGGTGCGGCGATGATGTCTCATGCGATTATTATCGACGGTGAAAGCGATGCCAATCCTCGCTTGAGCGATGTGCAAATCGCGCCGGGCGAAGAATTTATCATGGGCGCAATTATCGATACGCATTTTTCACAGCGCGGGCGTCATGGTCGCCTGATTTCGGCGGTCGCTCAGCATCCGCACGATTTAGGCATTGGCATCGATGAAAATACGGCGATCTTGCTCGAAGACCATCAATTCCGCGTCCTAGGTGAGGGCGCGGTAACCGTGATTGACGTTGGTTCGGCAAAATATACGAACGTGCCGGACGCGAAAGAAGGCGAGAGTTTGGCGTTGTATGATGTCAAAATGCATATTCTGCCAGCGGGGCATGGCTTTGATTTGGAAGCGCATCAACCTCTGATGAAGCGTGAGGCAGAAAAACAAAAAGAAGAACGGAAAAAATCAACCCAGAAACGTGACCACAGTAAAAAGTCGAAAAGCAAGAATCAGAGGACGAAATGAGAATCGGTGGATTCAAAAGTATTCCGGGTCCCAATATCTATAGTTACGATCCGGTGCTGGTGATGAAACTTTATTTGGACGATCTGGTGAACACGTCGAGCGCACAGCTTCCCAGTTTTACGGATCGGTTGCTCGCGCAGTCACCGGGCTTGCGGGAACATCGATGCTCCGAAGGACAACCCGGTGGATTCGTCATGCGGATGCGTGAGGGGACGTATTGCGGACATATTGTCGAACATGTCGCGTTGGAATTATCGGGCGCAGTCGGAATTCCCGTCGGCTTTGGCAAGACGCGTTATGCGGGTGAATCAACCGCATACAATGTGATCGTCGAGTGTCCCAATGAAGCGGGGATGCGTTCTTTATTGGAAATCTCCGTCGCGTTAGTCGAAGCGTTAATCAAAGGTGAATCGTTTCCACTTGAAGAACGATTGCGTGCCGTGCGCCGCCTGGTCGACGACACCGAACTGGGACCCAGCACGCGCGAAATCGTCAAGGCCGCGCAGCGCCGAGGGATTCCGTGGTTGCGTTTGAACCAAGGAAGTCTCGTGCAACTTGGCTATGGCAAGCATCGCAAATTAATCGAGGCGGCGATGGCAGATACGACGTCGGCAGTAGCGGTTGAAGTGGTGAGCGACAAACAACTGACCAAGGCATTGCTGGAGCGCGCCTTTATTCCGGTTCCACGGGGAGAGACAGTCAAGAATGAAGAGGAGGCGGTCGCAGCGTGGCAGCGGCTTGGCGAACCG contains these protein-coding regions:
- a CDS encoding cyanophycinase: MKLEAPRGRLLAIGGHEDKGAKCEILKEFVRLAKGKASLVVMTIAAKNAKELGKEYARVFRNFGVKDITVVDISTREDTHTKKSVLAIEKATGVFFTGGDALDVTGLLGGTEIDRLLHKRYEEGMILGGTSAGAAMMSHAIIIDGESDANPRLSDVQIAPGEEFIMGAIIDTHFSQRGRHGRLISAVAQHPHDLGIGIDENTAILLEDHQFRVLGEGAVTVIDVGSAKYTNVPDAKEGESLALYDVKMHILPAGHGFDLEAHQPLMKREAEKQKEERKKSTQKRDHSKKSKSKNQRTK